A single window of Ananas comosus cultivar F153 linkage group 19, ASM154086v1, whole genome shotgun sequence DNA harbors:
- the LOC109724585 gene encoding putative pentatricopeptide repeat-containing protein At3g13770, mitochondrial isoform X1 produces the protein MKKITKTFLRPIRYSLGPLPPNSNPKSPRLLNGHLDSALLHMALRGAEAKFHDYDAAITACVERRSLRYGQRAHAHMIKARYRPSAYLATRLAILYAKCRDMGGARNVFDEMPERSIVAWTAVISGYAQMGSHGEALELFVRMLATGILPNEFTLATILTSCSGACKLDLGRQVHSIAIKTNFESHIFVGSSLLDMYAKSNNILEARKVFDFLPERDVVSCTAILSGYAQLGLDEEALQLFIELYKEGMHCNYVTFTSLLTALSGLSALDYGKQVHSFTYRHELPFYVVLENSLIDMYSKCGSLTYARRVFNKMPERSSVSWNTMIVGYGKHGLGDEVIQLFNLMLREVKPDRVTFMAVLSGCSHGGLVDEGLSIFDYMIKEKGLKPEIGHYGCVVDLLGRAGRIEKALDFIKSMPFEPTAAMWGSLLGACRVHINIPAGEFVAKRLLDIEPENAGNYVILSNIYASASRWQDVVDVRKLMMEKAVIKEPGRSWINLDKVIHTFYSSDRFHPKKGEIEAKIKEIYAKIKEAGFVPDLSCVLHDVDDEQKERMLLGHSEKLAITFGLMGTPRSFMLRITKNLRVCVDCHNFAKFVSMVYEREISLRDSNRFHLFVKGACSCGDYW, from the exons atgaaaaaaataaccaAAACTTTTCTCCGCCCCATTCGTTACTCCCTCGGCCCTCTCCcgccaaattcaaatccaaaatccccgCGCCTCCTCAACGGTCACCTAGACTCGGCCCTGCTCCACATGGCTCTCCGAGGGGCGGAGGCGAAATTCCACGACTACGACGCCGCAATCACGGCGTGCGTCGAGCGCCGATCGCTCCGGTACGGCCAGCGGGCCCATGCGCACATGATCAAGGCGCGGTACCGCCCTTCGGCGTACCTCGCGACGCGGCTCGCGATCTTGTACGCAAAGTGCAGGGACATGGGCGGCGCCCGCAacgtgttcgacgaaatgcccgaGAGGAGCATCGTGGCGTGGACGGCCGTGATCTCGGGGTATGCACAGATGGGTTCGCACGGTGAGGCTCTGGAGCTGTTTGTTCGGATGCTGGCCACCG GTATTCTGCCCAATGAATTTACTTTGGCCACCATTCTCACATCCTGTTCTGGGGCATGCAAGCTCGACCTCGGCAGGCAAGTCCACTCTATCGCCATCAAAACTAATTTCGAATCCCACATATTCGTTGGGAGCTCTCTCCTTGACATGTACGCCAAATCCAACAATATCCTTGAGGCTAGAAAAGTCTTCGACTTTTTGCCAGAAAGGGATGTTGTTTCTTGTACCGCTATTTTATCCGGATATGCCCAATTGGGCCTTGATGAAGAAGCCTTACAGTTATTTATTGAGTTATATAAAGAGGGGATGCACTGTAACTATGTTACTTTCACCAGTCTTCTGACTGCACTTTCTGGGCTTTCTGCTTTGGACTACGGGAAGCAAGTCCACAGCTTTACATACCGACACGAATTGCCATTTTACGTTGTTCTAGAGAATTCTTTGATTGATATGTACTCCAAATGCGGGAGCCTCACTTACGCGAGGAGAGTATTCAATAAGATGCCGGAGAGATCTTCGGTTAGTTGGAATACCATGATTGTAGGATATGGTAAGCATGGTTTAGGTGACGAGGTtattcaacttttcaatttgatgCTTAGGGAAGTGAAGCCTGATAGGGTTACATTTATGGCTGTTTTGTCAGGATGCAGTCACGGTGGATTAGTCGATGAGGGTTTGAGCATATTTGATTATATgattaaagaaaaaggattgaaACCGGAAATTGGGCATTATGGGTGTGTTGTTGATCTTCTTGGGCGGGCTGGAAGAATAGAAAAAGCCTTAGATTTTATCAAAAGTATGCCGTTTGAACCGACCGCAGCTATGTGGGGCTCGTTACTGGGCGCATGTAGAGTTCACATAAACATTCCTGCAGGAGAGTTTGTCGCTAAAAGGCTTCTGGACATCGAGCCAGAAAATGCCGGCAATTATGTGATCCTTTCTAATATCTATGCTTCTGCTTCAAGGTGGCAAGATGTAGTAGATGTCCGGAAGCTTATGATGGAGAAGGCAGTAATAAAAGAACCAGGAAGAAGCTGGATAAACCTAGATAAAGTTATTCACACCTTTTATTCCAGCGATCGATTCCATCCCAAGAAGGGAGAAATTGAAGCTAAGATTAAGGAAATATATGCGAAGATCAAAGAAGCAGGTTTTGTTCCTGACCTGAGCTGTGTATTGCATGATGTGGATGACGAGCAGAAAGAGAGAATGCTTCTCGGTCATAGTGAGAAGTTGGCGATAACATTCGGGTTAATGGGTACTCCTCGAAGTTTTATGCTTCGGATCACAAAGAACCTTCGTGTTTGTGTCGATTGCCATAACTTTGCAAAATTTGTCTCCATGGTGTACGAAAGGGAAATTTCTTTAAGGGATAGCAACCGCTTCCATCTTTTCGTAAAAGGGGCTTGTTCTTGTGGAGATTACTGGTGA
- the LOC109725215 gene encoding putative pentatricopeptide repeat-containing protein At3g13770, mitochondrial — translation MHCNYVTFTSLLTALSGLFALDYRKQVHSFTYRHELPFYVVLENSLIDMYSKCGSLTYARRVFNKMPERSSVSWNTMIVGYGKHGLGDEVIQLFNLMLREVKPDRVTFMAVLSGCSHGGLVDEGLSIFDYMIKEKGLKPEIEHYGCVVDLLGRAGRIEKALDFIKNMSFEPTTAMWGSLLGACRVHVNIPAGEFVAKRLLDIEPENAGNYVILSNIYTSASRWQDVVDVRKLMMEKAIIQEPGRSWINLDKVTHTFYSGDRFHPKKGEIDAITLQSLSPWCMKGKFL, via the coding sequence ATGCACTGTAACTATGTTACTTTCACCAGTCTTCTTACCGCACTTTCAGGGCTTTTTGCTTTGGACTATAGGAAGCAAGTCCACAGCTTTACATACCGACACGAATTGCCATTTTACGTTGTTCTAGAGAATTCTTTGATTGATATGTACTCCAAATGCGGGAGCCTCACTTACGCGAGGAGAGTATTCAATAAGATGCCGGAGAGATCTTCGGTTAGTTGGAATACCATGATTGTAGGATATGGCAAGCATGGTTTAGGTGACGAGGTtattcaacttttcaatttgatgCTTAGGGAAGTGAAGCCTGATAGGGTTACATTTATGGCTGTTTTATCAGGATGCAGTCACGGTGGCTTAGTTGATGAGGGTTTGAGCATATTTGATTATATgattaaagaaaaaggattgaaACCGGAAATCGAGCATTATGGGTGTGTTGTTGATCTTCTTGGGCGGGCTGGAAGAATAGAAAAAGCCTtagattttatcaaaaatatgtCGTTTGAACCAACCACAGCTATGTGGGGTTCGTTACTGGGCGCATGTAGAGTTCACGTAAACATTCCTGCAGGAGAGTTTGTCGCTAAAAGGCTTCTGGACATCGAGCCAGAAAATGCCGGCAATTATGTGATCCTTTCTAATATCTATACTTCTGCTTCAAGGTGGCAAGATGTAGTAGATGTCAGGAAGCTTATGATGGAGAAGGCAATAATACAAGAACCGGGAAGAAGCTGGATAAACCTAGATAAAGTTACTCACACCTTTTATTCCGGTGATCGATTCCATCCCAAGAAGGGAGAAATCGATGCCATAACTTTGCAAAGTTTGTCTCCATGGTGTATGAAAGGGAAATTTCTTTAA
- the LOC109725216 gene encoding polygalacturonase ADPG1-like, whose product MHSLVFLVGASLTLAGRLVTATQNVMDYGAKGDGTSDDTCAFLHAWHAACADSSSPTVLVPSGSTFMLKQLNFEGPCKSNIHFQECSSLNDCSNVQLSNLKFINSPRMHVSIYQTVGAQIRGLTITSPEFSPNTDGLHVEKSQHVEILDSIIGTGDDCVSIGTDTYDINVTRITCGPGHGIRSIFLKLHFVLENNIGSLGKDDSEAIVEQINVSYCKFAGTTNGVRIKTWQGGSGYAKEITFSHITLYSVEKPIVIDQYYCVGDHNNCKNKTSAVQVCDVHYSEVKGTSSSGIAISLACSETTPCAGITMENINIQSTNQGEDETTTCYNAQVNKKGYVVPSISCPT is encoded by the exons ATGCACTCTCTAGTATTTTTGGTGGGTGCTTCTCTTACTCTAGCAGGGAGATTGGTTACTGCAACTCAAAATGTTATGGACTATGGAGCCAAAGGAGATGGCACCTCAGATGACACATGT GCGTTTTTACACGCTTGGCACGCTGCGTGTGCCGACTCGTCTTCTCCGACCGTGCTCGTCCCCTCGGGTTCGACATTCATGTTGAAGCAACTGAACTTCGAAGGACCTTGCAAATCCAACATCCATTTCCAG gAATGCTCGAGTCTAAATGAT tgcAGTAACGTTCAACTTAGTAATTTGAAGTTCATAAATAGCCCTCGAATGCATGTAAGCATTTATCAAACTGTTGGAGCTCAAATAAGAGGGCTAACAATTACATCTCCGGAGTTTAGTCCAAACACCGACGGTTTACACGTCGAAAAGAGCCAACATGTGGAGATCTTAGACTCGATTATCGGAACAG GAGATGATTGCGTGTCGATCGGTACCGATACCTACGACATCAATGTGACTCGGATAACATGCGGTCCTGGACATGGCATCAGgtcgatttttttaaaattacat TTTGTTTTGGAAAACAA CATTGGAAGCTTGGGTAAGGATGATTCTGAAGCAATAGTAGAGCAAATAAATGTTTCTTATTGCAAATTCGCTGGTACGACGAACGGCGTAAGGATTAAAACATGGCAG GGTGGTTCAGGTTATGCAAAGGAGATAACATTTAGTCATATTACCCTTTATTCTGTGGAGAAACCAATTGTTATAGATCAGTATTATTGTGTTGGTGATCAtaacaattgcaaaaataaG acgTCGGCGGTTCAAGTATGTGACGTGCATTATTCTGAAGTAAAGGGAACATCATCGAGTGGCATTGCTATAAGCCTTGCGTGTAGCGAGACGACGCCGTGTGCAGGTATAACCATGGAGAACATCAACATCCAATCTACaaaccaaggagaagatgagaCCACAACTTGTTACAATGCGCAAGTGAATAAGAAAGGCTATGTTGTCCCTTCTATCTCATGTCCAACTTAG
- the LOC109724585 gene encoding putative pentatricopeptide repeat-containing protein At3g13770, mitochondrial isoform X2 → MKKITKTFLRPIRYSLGPLPPNSNPKSPRLLNGHLDSALLHMALRGAEAKFHDYDAAITACVERRSLRYGQRAHAHMIKARYRPSAYLATRLAILYAKCRDMGGARNVFDEMPERSIVAWTAVISGYAQMGSHGEALELFVRMLATGILPNEFTLATILTSCSGACKLDLGRQVHSIAIKTNFESHIFVGSSLLDMYAKSNNILEARKVFDFLPERDVVSCTAILSGYAQLGLDEEALQLFIELYKEGMHCNYVTFTSLLTALSGLSALDYGKQVHSFTYRHELPFYVVLENSLIDMYSKCGSLTYARRVFNKMPERSSVSWNTMIVGYGCSHGGLVDEGLSIFDYMIKEKGLKPEIGHYGCVVDLLGRAGRIEKALDFIKSMPFEPTAAMWGSLLGACRVHINIPAGEFVAKRLLDIEPENAGNYVILSNIYASASRWQDVVDVRKLMMEKAVIKEPGRSWINLDKVIHTFYSSDRFHPKKGEIEAKIKEIYAKIKEAGFVPDLSCVLHDVDDEQKERMLLGHSEKLAITFGLMGTPRSFMLRITKNLRVCVDCHNFAKFVSMVYEREISLRDSNRFHLFVKGACSCGDYW, encoded by the exons atgaaaaaaataaccaAAACTTTTCTCCGCCCCATTCGTTACTCCCTCGGCCCTCTCCcgccaaattcaaatccaaaatccccgCGCCTCCTCAACGGTCACCTAGACTCGGCCCTGCTCCACATGGCTCTCCGAGGGGCGGAGGCGAAATTCCACGACTACGACGCCGCAATCACGGCGTGCGTCGAGCGCCGATCGCTCCGGTACGGCCAGCGGGCCCATGCGCACATGATCAAGGCGCGGTACCGCCCTTCGGCGTACCTCGCGACGCGGCTCGCGATCTTGTACGCAAAGTGCAGGGACATGGGCGGCGCCCGCAacgtgttcgacgaaatgcccgaGAGGAGCATCGTGGCGTGGACGGCCGTGATCTCGGGGTATGCACAGATGGGTTCGCACGGTGAGGCTCTGGAGCTGTTTGTTCGGATGCTGGCCACCG GTATTCTGCCCAATGAATTTACTTTGGCCACCATTCTCACATCCTGTTCTGGGGCATGCAAGCTCGACCTCGGCAGGCAAGTCCACTCTATCGCCATCAAAACTAATTTCGAATCCCACATATTCGTTGGGAGCTCTCTCCTTGACATGTACGCCAAATCCAACAATATCCTTGAGGCTAGAAAAGTCTTCGACTTTTTGCCAGAAAGGGATGTTGTTTCTTGTACCGCTATTTTATCCGGATATGCCCAATTGGGCCTTGATGAAGAAGCCTTACAGTTATTTATTGAGTTATATAAAGAGGGGATGCACTGTAACTATGTTACTTTCACCAGTCTTCTGACTGCACTTTCTGGGCTTTCTGCTTTGGACTACGGGAAGCAAGTCCACAGCTTTACATACCGACACGAATTGCCATTTTACGTTGTTCTAGAGAATTCTTTGATTGATATGTACTCCAAATGCGGGAGCCTCACTTACGCGAGGAGAGTATTCAATAAGATGCCGGAGAGATCTTCGGTTAGTTGGAATACCATGATTGTAGGATATG GATGCAGTCACGGTGGATTAGTCGATGAGGGTTTGAGCATATTTGATTATATgattaaagaaaaaggattgaaACCGGAAATTGGGCATTATGGGTGTGTTGTTGATCTTCTTGGGCGGGCTGGAAGAATAGAAAAAGCCTTAGATTTTATCAAAAGTATGCCGTTTGAACCGACCGCAGCTATGTGGGGCTCGTTACTGGGCGCATGTAGAGTTCACATAAACATTCCTGCAGGAGAGTTTGTCGCTAAAAGGCTTCTGGACATCGAGCCAGAAAATGCCGGCAATTATGTGATCCTTTCTAATATCTATGCTTCTGCTTCAAGGTGGCAAGATGTAGTAGATGTCCGGAAGCTTATGATGGAGAAGGCAGTAATAAAAGAACCAGGAAGAAGCTGGATAAACCTAGATAAAGTTATTCACACCTTTTATTCCAGCGATCGATTCCATCCCAAGAAGGGAGAAATTGAAGCTAAGATTAAGGAAATATATGCGAAGATCAAAGAAGCAGGTTTTGTTCCTGACCTGAGCTGTGTATTGCATGATGTGGATGACGAGCAGAAAGAGAGAATGCTTCTCGGTCATAGTGAGAAGTTGGCGATAACATTCGGGTTAATGGGTACTCCTCGAAGTTTTATGCTTCGGATCACAAAGAACCTTCGTGTTTGTGTCGATTGCCATAACTTTGCAAAATTTGTCTCCATGGTGTACGAAAGGGAAATTTCTTTAAGGGATAGCAACCGCTTCCATCTTTTCGTAAAAGGGGCTTGTTCTTGTGGAGATTACTGGTGA